The following are encoded together in the candidate division WOR-3 bacterium genome:
- the prfA gene encoding peptide chain release factor 1: MEDNFFLEKAKEYKTKYEEVLKALQSPEIITEKKKFIELSQEKKALELVIKPFDEYNKIMEKIKEDENIIEETEDKEIIELAKEEIQKLKKESKRLLDEIKEALISGDPDDDKNVILEIRAGTGGEEAALFAADLLRMYSRYAESKGWKFEVVDFNKTGMNGYKEVITIISGKNVYGNLKFESGIHRVQRVPITESSGRIHTSAVSVAVLPEREEVEVEIKPEDLKIDFYSASGPGGQHVNKSATAVRIEHKPSGLVVTCQDERSQYQNRMKAMRLLRAKLFEFEKEKEENEIRTKRRQMVGSGDRSEKIRTYNFPQNRITDHRINYTKYNLDSFLDGDLDDLIESLKAANREDVLNEVKRSS, encoded by the coding sequence ATGGAGGATAACTTTTTTTTAGAAAAAGCAAAGGAATATAAAACTAAATATGAAGAAGTTCTGAAGGCTCTTCAGAGTCCTGAAATTATTACTGAGAAGAAAAAGTTTATAGAATTGTCTCAAGAGAAAAAAGCCTTAGAATTGGTGATAAAACCTTTTGATGAATACAATAAAATTATGGAAAAGATAAAGGAAGATGAAAATATTATTGAAGAAACAGAAGATAAAGAAATAATAGAACTTGCGAAAGAAGAGATTCAAAAGCTGAAAAAGGAAAGTAAGAGATTACTAGATGAAATAAAAGAGGCTTTGATCTCTGGAGATCCTGATGATGATAAGAATGTGATTCTTGAAATTCGTGCAGGAACTGGAGGAGAAGAGGCGGCTTTATTTGCCGCGGATCTTCTGAGAATGTATTCTCGTTATGCAGAAAGTAAAGGATGGAAATTTGAAGTGGTTGATTTTAATAAAACAGGGATGAATGGATATAAAGAAGTTATCACTATTATTTCTGGTAAAAATGTCTATGGGAATTTGAAATTTGAAAGTGGAATCCATCGTGTGCAAAGAGTTCCAATTACTGAATCTAGTGGTAGAATTCATACTTCTGCTGTGTCTGTCGCTGTTCTTCCCGAAAGAGAGGAGGTAGAAGTAGAGATAAAGCCTGAAGATCTTAAAATTGATTTTTATTCGGCCTCAGGTCCTGGAGGACAACACGTAAACAAATCTGCTACAGCTGTTAGAATTGAACATAAACCTTCTGGACTTGTAGTTACTTGTCAAGATGAAAGATCTCAATATCAAAATAGGATGAAAGCAATGAGGCTATTACGAGCAAAACTTTTTGAGTTTGAAAAAGAGAAAGAGGAAAATGAGATTAGAACGAAAAGGAGACAAATGGTCGGTTCTGGTGATCGAAGTGAAAAAATAAGAACATATAATTTTCCACAGAATAGAATTACCGATCATAGGATTAATTATACTAAGTATAATTTGGATTCTTTTCTTGATGGGGATCTTGATGATTTAATAGAAAGTTTAAAAGCAGCTAATAGGGAGGATGTTTTAAATGAAGTTAAGAGAAGCTCTTGA